The genomic DNA CTGACGTTGACATCCTCCCTTTGCCGGACTTTGAACTTGCCACGCTCACCGACTTGTTCGTCTCCAAAGGAGTCATACCAAGGAGCTCACACCGTGGACATTGCTCATTGCGATGCCTTCTCCAAGCGGTTGGACTCGGCGGTCCCGATGCTAGAGGTGGAGTGCACAGCGGCTGCACTTGGCGGACTTGTTTGTTTGAAAGAACGAGAGACTAGGgatatatttgacatttaaattttagttaaatattTGACTTAAATATAATTAGATTACAtgttgatcctgtcgggaagctgagaagacgaacctgccggggTGTGACATGGCTGGAATGTGGACCGCATCCTCATGACCCGGTGGTGAGCTGTCCTCGACGTTGaacagatcgtcagaagtcctcctccggtcaactgtacctgtatccagcgaccgggttcccccggtctctggtacctcggtgctcgaggcgaatcccacagacatataagtaaccgcataatagtatagcaataaaatgaacagataccaagtacgagaacttaccctggcccaggggggcgccctcggaaggatggatgagctggtcgtGTCGCTAATCGAGCCGTAGCGGCCCGGAACAATATAGCGGCTCACAGGTCGGCACACGGCACGCAAGCCGGATGAGCCCGTCAGATGACGGGTGCTTGGAGGGTGATGACGGCTGCCCGGAGGTGTCGGTGCCTGCGACAGGGGCTGCCGGAGGTGACGGCGCTGGACGCCGGAGGCGCTGTCTGCCGGAGGCACTGTGGCACTGCTGGAAGAAAGGTCGCTGTCCGCTGGGGGCCTCGGCAGTGGCATCCGTAGCCGCCGGAGGCGGCGTGAGACAGCGGTGATGGCCGCCGGGGGCGGCAGCACCCGCCGGAGGTAGTATCGCCTACCGGAGGCAGTGGCAGTGGCTGTGGGAGAAGGTGGCAGCGGCCGGGAAAGGAGGCGGCGACGACCGTAGGAGGAGGCGAAGGCCGCAGGAGGCGGCGCCGGTCGTTGGAGGTGGCGCCGGCCGCTGGAGACGGCGATAGCCGCGAGAGGCGGCGTCGTGCCCGTCCGGTGGCGGCACCacgaggaggagaagaggaggtGCTTGCGGCCGGAGGGAAAGGAGAAGGAAGGCGACGCCCGGAGCGGCTGCGTGCGTGAAGCCGCGGCGCAGCTCATGAGGAAGCTATCAACGGCGGGCTATGCACGTTGTGATAGAGACGGCGAAGACAGTGGCGATCGACGATGAAGTCGGTGAGCAgcaggagaggaggaggaagaagggggACTATGAACAGCCACCGATGCCCGAGGATGGCGACGAAGGGCGCCCAAGCTTCTCCTTGGCTAGCGGCGGAGAAAGCCCCCCCCCCGAAAAAAACCACCTCTTCCTTCTTGAACCGTGCCTGCTTTTTCCATACAAACCCTTAACATcccaaaagaccaaattgcccTTTCTTTTCCTCCTTATTCCCTCTCTACCCCCAACACTATCCGCATCACATGTtattaattacaaaattttattattttttataattcttattatattatattagaat from Zingiber officinale cultivar Zhangliang chromosome 4A, Zo_v1.1, whole genome shotgun sequence includes the following:
- the LOC121973004 gene encoding formin-like protein 13, producing MSCAAASRTQPLRASPSFSFPSGRKHLLFSSSWCRHRTGTTPPLAAIAVSSGRRHLQRPAPPPAAFASSYGRRRLLSRPLPPSPTATATASGRRYYLRRVLPPPAAITAVSRRLRRLRMPLPRPPADSDLSSSSATVPPADSASGVQRRHLRQPLSQAPTPPGSRHHPPSTRHLTGSSGLRAVCRPSLVLSNKQVRQVQPLCTPPLASGPPSPTAWRRHRNEQCPRCELLGMTPLETNKSVSVASSKSGKGRMSTSEATKILPSLLPDDSS